GTGGTTCCTGATGAAAAGAAAATGAGTAGTGGATCGTCACCGCAAGCGCAGTCAGACGGACGAGGGAAAGAGTCTGAGCTTTCAGCACATAGACTGACAAAATCAAGCCAGCCGTCAGCAAGTTTATCGCCACCTGCTTGAATAAGGACTTTTAAAGTCGGGCACTTTGTATTTGCGGTTTCAACTCGTTCGGCAACAGAATCTTCTGTAATAATACATTTAATCTTTGCAAAATTAACGCGAAATTCAATGTCTTTAACAGTCAGTAAATTGGGCGAGGGGACTGGGACAGCCCCAATTTTATGACAGGCAAGCATTGAAATCCACCAGTCAATGCGGCGATACAGAATAATCATAACTCTGTCCCCTTTGGATATCCCTGCTTTGGTCAGTCCGTTAGCCAGCCTTGAAGATTCTTTGGAGAAAAACTCAAAATCTTTTTCAGCGCGAACTCCGTCAGGGTCAATGTGAATCATTGCCAATCGGTTTGGAGTTTCCGCTGCAAATTTATCTACAACATCAAAAGCAAAGTTGAAATTATCAGGGACTTCAACTTTGTACTTTTCACAGAACTCCGAATAGGAGCTGAAATTTTCTTTCTGCATGTTATGCTCCTGACTGAGTTATAAAATTACGTCCAGCATACGGGCAGATTTTTCATCTAAGCCTCGCATAGCATGAGGTGTGTTGGAGTCGAAATATAGGGAATCTCCGGCTTCAAGCATTAGTATGCTGTCACCTAGTCGCAATTCTAGGTTGCCTTCCAGGACGTAAATAAATTCCTGCCCGCGATGTGTAGTAAAATTCATATCTTCTGGACTTTTCGCTGGAACTTCAATCATGAAAGGTTCCATGCGTCTGCCGACAAAGGTTGAAGCAAGGTTCTTGTAGTCGTAGTCTTTACGCCTATTTACACTGAGTCCTTTACCCTTACGTACAAGTGCGTAGTTCGTCAGATGGGATTCATTTCCGGAAATCAGGACTGTAAGATCAACACCGCAGACATGTGCGACGTCCATGAGGTAACTGACAGGAATTTCCAGTTCACCTGATTCATATTTATCAACCAGAGACGGGTTTATACCTACTTCGTTTGCAAGTTGCGTTATCGTCATGTCTACAGCATCTCTAATCCCTCTGAGTCGCGGAGCAATTTCCTTGTATGCCTTATCATTACTCATACAGCAGTCTCCCTGAATTGATTGATCATATTAAAAAAAACGGGGATTTTTCTGGCTTAGATGAAAATCCCCGTAAATTTATAATTTAATTCCGTAATTCAGATTAAAAGATTTTGAAAGTGCAGTTTTATTTGTACTTTAAGCACCTGGGAACATTTCTTTAGCAAGTTCTCTTAGTTTATATTTTTGAATTTTGCCGCTGGCTGTCATAGGGTAAGCTTCAATGAACGCAATGAATTTCGGGATTTTATATTTTGATATTTTTCCTCTGCAATAGTCTACAACATCTTCTTGAGTCATTTCAACATTGTCTTTAAGAATGATGAATGCTCCTACCTGTTCCCCAAATTTTGCACTTGGGACTCCGGTGACTTGAATGTCCAGTATACCGTCCATTGTATATAGGAATTCTTCAATTTCACGGGGGTAGATGTTTTCGCCGCCGCGAATAATCATATCTTTAAGTCTTCCGGTAACAGCAACATAACCTTGCTCATCCATCACGCCGAGGTCTCCGGAATGGAGCCAACCGTTAATGTCAATATTCGCTGCAGTGGCTTCAGGATTTTTGTAGTACCCCTTCATCACATTGTATCCACGACAGCAGATTTCACCTGTTTCACCGTAAGCGCATCTTTTGCCACTTTCAGGGTTGATGATATCAACTTCTATTTCAGGCATAGCACGGCCTACTGACGCCGTTCTACGGTCGAGGTCATCGTCCATGCGTGTCTGTGTCATAACCGGAGATGCTTCGGTTAGGCCGTAACAGATAGTGATGTCTTTCATGTTCATTTTGTCCATGACAGTTTTCATTACTTCAACAGGACATGGAGAACCAGCCATGATTCCAGTGCGCAGAGAAGAGTAGCTGAATTTATTGAATAATTTATGATCAAGAATAGCAATAAACATTGTAGGCACACCGTATAAAGCAGTACACTTTTCCTGATCAATGGAAGCCATGACTAACAGCGGATCGAATCCTTCAAGGATGACCAATGTTGTGCCGTGGTTGACTGCGGCAAGCACCCCGAGCACGCAACCGAAACAGTGAAAGAGTGGAACCGGGAGGCATAGTCTGTCATTTGAAGTAAAGCCCTGATTCTTTCCGATCCAATACCCATT
Above is a genomic segment from Desulfovibrio sp. UCD-KL4C containing:
- a CDS encoding AMP-binding protein translates to MEKSHLREITLGALLDETVEKWPDNEAVVYVDRDFRATYREFGTMVDDLAMGLMALGIKKGEKVAIWATNVPYWVALQFATAKIGAILLTVNTFYRTTELEYLLKQSECENLVIIDGFREIDYINTTYELIPELRLQERGYLQSEKFPNLKRVFFLGQEKHRGMYSMPEVINLAAVTSDEEYEERQASLDPHDVINMQYTSGTTGFPKGVQLTHYNIANNGYWIGKNQGFTSNDRLCLPVPLFHCFGCVLGVLAAVNHGTTLVILEGFDPLLVMASIDQEKCTALYGVPTMFIAILDHKLFNKFSYSSLRTGIMAGSPCPVEVMKTVMDKMNMKDITICYGLTEASPVMTQTRMDDDLDRRTASVGRAMPEIEVDIINPESGKRCAYGETGEICCRGYNVMKGYYKNPEATAANIDINGWLHSGDLGVMDEQGYVAVTGRLKDMIIRGGENIYPREIEEFLYTMDGILDIQVTGVPSAKFGEQVGAFIILKDNVEMTQEDVVDYCRGKISKYKIPKFIAFIEAYPMTASGKIQKYKLRELAKEMFPGA
- a CDS encoding helix-turn-helix domain-containing protein, with the protein product MSNDKAYKEIAPRLRGIRDAVDMTITQLANEVGINPSLVDKYESGELEIPVSYLMDVAHVCGVDLTVLISGNESHLTNYALVRKGKGLSVNRRKDYDYKNLASTFVGRRMEPFMIEVPAKSPEDMNFTTHRGQEFIYVLEGNLELRLGDSILMLEAGDSLYFDSNTPHAMRGLDEKSARMLDVIL